In Pyricularia oryzae 70-15 chromosome 2, whole genome shotgun sequence, one genomic interval encodes:
- a CDS encoding WD repeat-containing protein encodes MFQEATPPPSSPVCEGRSNQMGHVPFTQTVQKPLGLPLRTPRKLQGIVNSSSPAYWANTPAPSSPADLGPSTSPTLIRAAPVTRSSNNKNKERKPPSVTPRRFTRFFHGQRKVPAVRCALNDITKASLNEVEQQSPSRLDGDRDISMDSGLAINKRPITHALGFDSAELGRDFKRQNRELGPGLLNVGLSQQSQNAPEAIFSTPEPVQRSLLSQRSTAGQIFQRELGDIDRAFDILDLAHPVLDWRHQTADFCSSFDYVHDTTAVARPGQARGTIFSQAACNTSNMVFIGDDMGEVRLLDTETPGDDGFKKCHLRWTAHGNAVTDVALSSDDLRAATASADRSGIVWDMMTQKPLALLDCGSSAKSIRFQPGQGVSNVVATSTRDGIVQIWDLRCKNSRYSEWSQGTVDEEEYLRVANIPPWNTFVSGSTVPWATKSSSSSQSSRTVVTALEFLPAGKEHLVISSCEANATIKLWDIRAIRHQLEANNNASKPLSCVAPPPSHKASRNWGISSMTLGTDGARLYALCKDNTVYAYSTAHMALGHVPELEQRHNPLPRRNAAVHQGLAPLYGFRHALFTSPTFFVKCAIRPARDGRSELLAVGSGHGTPVLFPTDERYLHSQPTAASWSSSVKDRTDAKQDKAWTDEGSWGFPANTKHLAPRAGETTPIYTSGTPLIHGHGKEATSVSFTRDGRLVSASDDFTARVWAEDREQAKQLRCGGWTGGQRWGWGWASVEMDLDQDEVEDEF; translated from the exons ATGTTCCAGGAAGCTACTCCTCCCCCAAGCAGTCCTGTCTGCGAGGGCAGGAGTAATCAAATGGGACATGTTCCATTCACACAAACTGTTCAAAAGCCTCTAGGCCTGCCGCTAAGGACACCCAGGAAGCTTCAAGGCATcgtcaacagcagcagcccggCATACTGGGCAAACACACCTGCTCCAAGCTCACCGGCCGACCTCGGTCCTTCAACATCACCAACATTGATTCGCGCGGCCCCCGTCACTCGATCATCCAACAATAAGAACAAAGAACGGAAGCCACCCTCTGTTACCCCTCGGAGGTTCACGAGATTCTTCCACGGTCAACGAAAAGTTCCAGCTGTCAGGTGTGCCCTAAACGACATAACCAAGGCCTCGCTTAACGAAGTCGAGCAGCAATCACCATCCCGCCTTGATGGCGACAGAGATATATCCATGGACTCTGGGCTTGCTATCAACAAACGCCCGATAACACATGCTTTGGGCTTTGATTCTGCAGAGCTTGGTCGCGATTTTAAGCGGCAAAATAGGGAACTTGGTCCAGGCCTCCTGAACGTTGGCTTGAGTCAACAATCCCAAAATGCTCCCGAGGCTATATTCAGCACCCCTGAACCTGTCCAAAGAAGTCTTCTGAGCCAGCGAAGCACTGCTGGTCAAATCTTCCAAAGGGAATTAGGGGACATCGATCGCGCATTTGATATTCTGGACTTGGCACATCCCGTCCTGGACTGGAGACACCAAACCGCAGACTTTTGCTCATCTTTTGACTATGTTCACGACACAACTGCTGTTGCCCGGCCAGGTCAGGCCCGGGGTACCATCTTCTCACAGGCAGCATGCAACA CAAGCAATATGGTGTTCATCGGCGACGACATGGGCGAGGTTCGCCTACTGGATACTGAAACTCCCGGCGATGATGGATTTAAAAAGTGCCACCTGCGATGGACTGCACATGGGAACGCCGTCACCGATGTCGCATTGTCGTCCGATGATCTGCGAGCAGCCACTGCCTCGGCCGACCGGTCTGGTATCGTTTGGGATATGATGACTCAGAAGCCCCTGGCACTCCTCGACTGCGGTAGCTCTGCAAAGTCGATCCGTTTTCAGCCTGGCCAAGGTGTCAGCAATGTCGTCGCAACCAGCACCCGTGACGGCATCGTCCAAATATGGGACCTTCGGTGCAAAAACAGCCGCTATAGCGAGTGGAGCCAGGGTACCGTCGACGAAGAGGAATACCTTCGCGTTGCCAACATCCCGCCATGGAACACGTTCGTTTCGGGGTCTACCGTACCCTGGGCCACCAAGAGCTCCTCCAGCTCTCAATCATCCCGGACCGTGGTGACAGCCCTTGAGTTTCTTCCTGCCGGCAAGGAGCATCTGGTGATATCATCTTGCGAAGCAAACGCTACCATAAAGCTCTGGGACATTCGCGCCATCCGCCATCAGCTCGAAGCCAACAACAACGCAAGCAAGCCCCTATCATGCGTCGCCCCTCCACCTAGCCACAAGGCCTCGCGCAACTGGGGCATTAGCTCCATGACCCTTGGTACCGACGGAGCACGCCTCTACGCCCTCTGCAAGGACAACACGGTGTATGCGTATTCGACGGCGCACATGGCTCTGGGCCACGTCCCCGAGCTGGAGCAGCGCCACAACCCTTTGCCTCGGAGGAACGCGGCGGTCCACCAGGGGCTCGCCCCGTTGTATGGCTTCCGCCATGCGCTTTTCACCTCGCCAACCTTCTTCGTCAAATGCGCCATACGCCCCGCCCGAGACGGCCGCTCGGAGCTGCTGGCAGTTGGCAGCGGACACGGCACACCTGTGCTTTTCCCCACGGACGAGCGCTACTTGCACTCACAGCCAACAGCCGCCTCTTGGTCCTCATCGGTCAAGGATCGCACCGACGCCAAACAGGACAAGGCCTGGACCGACGAAGGTTCCTGGGGCTTCCCCGCCAACACGAAGCACCTGGCCCCGCGCGCCGGCGAGACGACGCCCATTTATACCAGCGGCACTCCGCTGATTCACGGTCACGGTAAGGAGGCGACCTCGGTCTCTTTCACCCGCGACGGCCGCCTGGTTTCGGCGTCGGACGACTTTACAGCCCGCGTCTGGGCCGAGGACCGTGAACAGGCCAAGCAGCTGCGCTGTGGCGGCTGGACCGGCGGTCAGCGCTGGGGTTGGGGCTGGGCAAGCGTGGAAATGGACCTTGATCAGGATGAAGTCGAGGACGAGTTTTGA